From the genome of Cytobacillus firmus, one region includes:
- a CDS encoding sulfite exporter TauE/SafE family protein gives MEIFIYILIILIASILQTSTGFGFSILATPFLLLLFEPKEAIQINLILSLIISAALFSKIKKDTDFGVLKRFAIGSAAGLPIGIGIFLFLDISRLKLAVSFIILLLTLLLMANFRVKVTSWRDYSVGGLSGIMTTSIGMPGPPLLLYFSGTDTEKERLRGTTLAFYLFIYSASLVIQIIFAGTNKTIWLSSLYALPLVLLGLYLGQILFVKINQRFFKIFTYIILIFTGVYLLAASVE, from the coding sequence ATGGAAATCTTTATTTACATCCTCATTATTTTAATTGCATCCATTTTACAGACAAGCACGGGATTTGGCTTCTCAATCCTGGCCACACCGTTTTTGCTTCTTCTTTTTGAACCTAAAGAAGCCATTCAAATCAATTTAATTTTATCTTTAATTATTTCTGCTGCCTTATTTTCAAAAATCAAGAAGGATACAGACTTTGGAGTTCTGAAAAGGTTCGCAATTGGCAGTGCAGCAGGGCTGCCTATCGGTATTGGAATTTTTTTATTTTTGGACATTTCCCGGCTGAAATTAGCTGTCAGTTTCATTATTTTGCTTTTAACACTCCTTTTGATGGCGAACTTCCGTGTGAAAGTAACAAGCTGGAGGGATTATTCAGTGGGGGGATTGTCAGGAATCATGACAACCAGCATTGGCATGCCCGGCCCGCCGCTCCTGTTGTATTTTTCAGGAACGGATACTGAAAAAGAGCGGCTTAGGGGAACTACTTTGGCTTTTTACTTGTTTATCTACTCGGCCAGTTTGGTAATTCAGATTATCTTTGCAGGGACCAATAAAACAATTTGGCTTTCAAGCTTGTATGCTTTGCCGCTGGTGCTGCTGGGTCTATACCTGGGACAAATTTTATTTGTTAAAATCAATCAGCGTTTTTTTAAGATTTTTACATATATTATATTGATTTTCACGGGGGTTTACCTGCTGGCTGCGAGTGTGGAGTAG
- a CDS encoding DUF4047 domain-containing protein, which translates to MKKGLNKLILPCLCCLSFYTGTQLVGKTEAAFTSQAEAKPIIISTAFVFPSYIHGLEEKARISSDQIVKEQADLETSVKNGLLNGTADPPSEFLRKKEQITASLEELHRIRDELEKLDRHAEKKEGYEFVSEGFLKVDKLLMRMNDSLYLQELEQLFNQKWQELKKEQQEEDHKTIKMGEGGKIEMTISELEKQKIEHKQPLEEKANPAEEQTVSKDKTQKVDEEETAIEENPENTE; encoded by the coding sequence ATGAAGAAGGGATTGAATAAACTCATTTTGCCTTGTCTATGCTGTCTGAGTTTTTATACGGGCACTCAGCTTGTCGGGAAAACAGAAGCTGCCTTTACAAGCCAGGCAGAGGCAAAGCCTATTATAATCTCCACTGCTTTTGTTTTCCCATCCTATATTCACGGGCTTGAAGAGAAAGCGAGGATAAGCAGTGATCAAATAGTAAAAGAGCAGGCGGATTTAGAAACATCTGTGAAGAACGGGCTCTTAAATGGGACCGCAGATCCGCCCTCTGAATTTTTGAGAAAAAAAGAACAGATCACAGCCAGCTTGGAGGAACTTCATAGAATAAGAGATGAACTGGAAAAACTGGACCGGCATGCAGAAAAAAAGGAAGGATATGAGTTTGTAAGTGAAGGTTTTCTAAAAGTAGACAAGCTTCTTATGAGAATGAATGATTCTCTTTATCTTCAGGAGCTGGAACAGCTTTTTAACCAAAAATGGCAAGAGCTGAAAAAAGAGCAGCAAGAAGAGGATCATAAAACAATCAAAATGGGTGAGGGTGGAAAAATAGAAATGACTATCAGCGAGTTGGAAAAACAGAAAATTGAACACAAACAGCCATTGGAGGAAAAAGCCAATCCAGCGGAAGAACAGACTGTCAGCAAGGACAAAACGCAGAAGGTTGATGAGGAGGAAACAGCCATTGAAGAAAACCCTGAAAATACTGAGTAA
- the nagE gene encoding N-acetylglucosamine-specific PTS transporter subunit IIBC: protein MLGFLQRIGKALMLPIAVLPAAGLLLRFGQDDLLGIPFIANAGNAIFANLALIFAIGVAMGFAKDNNGAAALSGAIGFLVLTEGAIAIDENINMGVLGGIIAGIIAGLLYNRFHDIKLPDWLGFFSGRRFVPIITSVTMILLAAIAGFAWPPIQGAIDALGNWIIGLGALGSGLFGFMNRLLIPLGLHHVLNSLFWFQFGEFEGVNGDIARFFAGDPSAGAYMTGFFPVMMFGLPAAAFAIIATAKPEKRKAVSGMFIGLALTSFLTGITEPIEFSFMFIAPLLYGVHAILTGVSMWVTSLLGIRDGFTFSAGALDFALNFNIAEKPLLLLGIGVIYAILYFVIFYALIKALDLKTPGREEDEDIVEDEDEPVSTGNSKYEVMASHFIKDIGGADNITSIDNCATRLRLNIADMEKVKESALKAHGAKGIMKLSKTNLQIIVGTDVEFVADEMKKIKK from the coding sequence ATGTTAGGATTCCTACAGAGAATTGGTAAGGCATTAATGCTTCCGATTGCCGTCCTGCCTGCCGCTGGTCTATTGCTTCGCTTTGGACAGGATGATTTATTGGGTATTCCGTTCATCGCGAATGCCGGCAATGCTATTTTCGCGAACCTGGCACTTATTTTTGCCATTGGGGTTGCGATGGGATTTGCGAAGGATAATAATGGGGCTGCTGCCCTTTCCGGCGCCATCGGTTTTCTGGTGCTGACCGAGGGTGCAATTGCCATCGATGAAAATATAAATATGGGAGTACTGGGCGGAATTATTGCCGGTATTATTGCTGGTTTATTGTATAACCGCTTCCATGATATTAAGCTTCCGGACTGGCTCGGATTCTTTAGCGGACGACGCTTCGTTCCGATTATCACTTCCGTCACTATGATTCTTCTGGCTGCAATTGCTGGTTTTGCCTGGCCTCCTATCCAGGGCGCAATCGATGCACTGGGCAATTGGATTATTGGTCTTGGCGCTTTAGGTTCAGGACTATTCGGCTTTATGAACCGTCTTTTAATACCTTTGGGTCTGCACCATGTATTGAACAGTTTATTCTGGTTCCAGTTCGGCGAATTTGAAGGAGTTAATGGAGATATTGCCCGCTTCTTTGCAGGAGATCCCTCAGCAGGAGCTTACATGACTGGATTCTTCCCTGTGATGATGTTCGGTCTGCCGGCTGCAGCTTTTGCGATCATTGCAACTGCTAAGCCTGAAAAAAGAAAAGCGGTATCCGGAATGTTCATCGGTCTTGCGCTGACTTCATTCCTGACTGGTATTACAGAGCCGATCGAGTTCTCCTTTATGTTCATCGCACCTCTTTTATATGGAGTGCATGCCATCTTAACCGGGGTTTCCATGTGGGTAACATCCTTACTGGGCATACGAGATGGCTTCACATTCTCAGCAGGCGCACTCGATTTTGCACTGAACTTTAATATCGCTGAAAAGCCGCTGCTGCTGTTGGGAATTGGCGTCATCTACGCTATTCTGTACTTCGTTATCTTCTATGCACTAATTAAAGCATTAGACCTGAAAACGCCAGGCCGTGAAGAGGACGAAGATATCGTGGAAGATGAAGATGAACCAGTCTCAACAGGCAACAGCAAGTATGAAGTTATGGCAAGCCATTTTATTAAAGATATTGGCGGTGCTGACAACATTACTTCTATTGATAACTGTGCGACACGCCTGCGCTTAAACATTGCGGATATGGAAAAAGTGAAGGAAAGCGCACTGAAGGCACATGGTGCTAAAGGAATCATGAAATTAAGCAAAACGAATCTGCAGATCATTGTTGGAACAGACGTTGAGTTTGTTGCAGATGAGATGAAGAAAATAAAGAAGTAA
- a CDS encoding response regulator transcription factor has protein sequence MFKVLLIEDDASLFTEIKDRLSQWSYEVHGIQDFSDVMKEFAGIQPDLVIIDIQLPKFDGFHWCRMIRSHSNVPIIFLSSRDHPTDMVMSMQLGADDFVQKPFHFEVLIAKIQAILRRVYNYSAVQNNLKTWCGAAVDFEKNTVSNESGSIELTKNEIYILKLLIERKNQIVSRDEIINSLWDDKRFISDNTLTVNVNRLRKKLDELGLGSRIETKVGQGYIAIEEDASHV, from the coding sequence TTGTTTAAAGTGCTTTTAATTGAGGATGATGCCTCCCTTTTTACTGAAATCAAAGACCGGCTTTCCCAGTGGTCTTATGAAGTTCATGGAATTCAGGATTTCAGTGATGTTATGAAGGAATTTGCCGGCATTCAGCCAGATTTGGTCATTATTGATATCCAGCTTCCTAAGTTCGACGGGTTTCATTGGTGCCGGATGATCCGTTCACATTCGAATGTGCCGATCATTTTCCTGTCATCCCGCGATCACCCAACAGATATGGTCATGTCCATGCAGCTTGGCGCGGACGATTTTGTCCAAAAACCCTTTCACTTCGAAGTCCTGATTGCCAAAATACAGGCAATCCTGAGGCGGGTCTATAACTATAGTGCCGTTCAGAATAATCTCAAGACCTGGTGCGGTGCGGCAGTTGATTTCGAAAAGAATACCGTTTCAAATGAGAGTGGTTCTATAGAATTAACGAAAAATGAAATCTACATATTAAAGCTTCTGATAGAAAGAAAAAATCAAATAGTCAGCAGGGATGAGATCATTAATAGCCTATGGGATGACAAACGGTTCATTAGTGACAATACTCTGACAGTCAATGTTAACAGACTGCGGAAAAAGCTTGATGAACTTGGGCTTGGCTCAAGGATTGAAACAAAGGTCGGCCAGGGATATATAGCAATTGAAGAGGATGCCTCGCATGTTTAG
- a CDS encoding M4 family metallopeptidase produces MKRNQLKKKVLPAVLAASFAISGLSLPAKNVLANEEIVKYHQELKTPSYIIGTWQAPEGLSKEEAVYEFLQSKANLFKNAGYEAKDQFKIMDQFNDKQTNTHHFRTVEQYNGIPVYGSQQTIALDESNNVTAFFGKVTPNLARSIIPTDAKLAEDEALEKVKESIEDKIGEVKSYDGIEGELVIYPHNGQKLLAYYVTASTSAPAPGYWHYFVDAATGNIIHSYNAIAELTPSSPEQPEAQQTASSQPAPKALPNVSEPVQARGMDIFGTLQSFQAVKDPETGTHYLFDGTRSEGVHTFKANRMPENAFIILSGLLGMTGFEVESRNNFFYDPSAVSAHVNAGKVYDYYKKVHGRDSLDGEGMKLVSTVHIGSKWNNAAWNGKQMLYGDGDGTRMISLSGGLDVIGHEMTHGVITNTADLIYENESGAINESIADILGAFAENKTGEDLWLLGEDIWTPNTPGDGLRSMSDPGSVYIGGYTESGYYPDHYSKRYIGELDKGGVHINSSINNKAAHLITDGGTHYGVSVTGIGKTKAEKIFFRALTHYLTASSDFSQMRQAAIQAARDLHPDRNGQTSAEVKAVMAAYDAVGVQ; encoded by the coding sequence TTGAAAAGAAATCAGCTAAAAAAGAAAGTCCTCCCTGCTGTTCTGGCAGCTTCGTTTGCCATCTCGGGACTATCACTGCCAGCAAAAAATGTGCTGGCAAATGAAGAAATCGTTAAGTATCATCAGGAATTAAAGACGCCTTCCTACATAATTGGGACCTGGCAAGCTCCTGAAGGACTTAGTAAGGAAGAAGCTGTATATGAGTTCCTTCAATCAAAGGCAAACTTATTTAAAAATGCGGGCTACGAGGCCAAGGACCAATTCAAAATCATGGATCAATTTAATGATAAGCAAACGAACACACACCATTTCAGAACAGTAGAGCAATACAACGGAATACCTGTATACGGATCACAGCAGACCATTGCTTTGGACGAAAGTAATAATGTGACAGCCTTCTTCGGTAAGGTTACACCAAATCTGGCACGTTCCATTATTCCAACTGATGCAAAACTGGCCGAAGATGAAGCACTGGAAAAGGTAAAGGAAAGCATTGAAGATAAAATCGGAGAAGTAAAGAGCTATGATGGTATAGAAGGAGAACTTGTTATTTATCCGCATAATGGGCAAAAGCTTCTGGCTTATTATGTAACAGCATCCACCTCAGCACCTGCACCGGGGTATTGGCATTATTTTGTAGATGCTGCAACTGGAAACATTATTCATAGCTATAATGCCATCGCAGAACTGACTCCATCTTCACCTGAACAACCTGAGGCACAGCAGACGGCTTCTTCTCAGCCTGCACCGAAAGCACTTCCGAATGTTTCAGAACCTGTTCAGGCAAGAGGAATGGATATTTTCGGGACACTGCAATCATTCCAGGCGGTTAAAGACCCGGAAACAGGAACGCACTATTTATTCGATGGGACAAGATCTGAAGGTGTCCATACATTCAAAGCGAACCGCATGCCTGAAAACGCGTTTATTATCCTTTCAGGACTGCTTGGAATGACAGGATTCGAGGTGGAAAGCAGAAACAACTTCTTCTATGATCCTTCTGCAGTGTCTGCCCATGTGAACGCAGGAAAAGTTTATGACTATTATAAAAAGGTTCATGGCCGGGATTCCCTTGATGGCGAAGGGATGAAATTAGTTTCAACTGTCCATATCGGTTCGAAGTGGAATAATGCTGCATGGAATGGCAAGCAGATGCTATACGGTGATGGTGACGGGACTCGCATGATATCGCTCTCTGGCGGTCTTGATGTGATCGGGCATGAAATGACACACGGTGTGATCACCAATACGGCAGATTTAATTTATGAAAATGAATCCGGTGCGATCAATGAATCCATTGCAGATATTTTAGGGGCTTTCGCTGAAAATAAAACAGGCGAAGATCTTTGGTTATTAGGTGAAGATATTTGGACGCCAAATACACCAGGTGACGGTCTTCGTTCTATGAGTGACCCGGGTTCCGTCTATATTGGCGGCTATACAGAATCAGGCTACTACCCTGATCACTACAGCAAACGTTATATAGGAGAGCTTGATAAAGGCGGTGTCCATATCAACAGCAGCATCAACAACAAAGCTGCCCACCTGATTACAGATGGAGGCACTCATTACGGTGTTTCGGTTACAGGCATCGGAAAAACAAAAGCCGAGAAGATTTTCTTCAGAGCTCTTACTCATTACCTGACAGCAAGCTCCGACTTCAGCCAAATGCGCCAGGCAGCAATCCAGGCAGCAAGAGACCTGCATCCGGATCGAAACGGACAGACTTCAGCTGAGGTAAAGGCCGTCATGGCAGCATATGATGCTGTTGGTGTTCAATAA
- a CDS encoding sensor histidine kinase: MFRKYIRERLSWILLFGFLQVLAAFVVYIDSALSLKPFLYYVFLSLIIFTGFFLIRYQKETKFYREIAEREDNLDLSSIPESESPFEKIIESGLVSQTERFKQEYTQNWTQLEQEKDELLSWIHEVKTPLTAMHLMIDRIEDQNLKSALTYEWLRIHLLLDQQLHQKRIPFMENDLYIEIVNLEDILFNEIKVLQSWCMQKGLGFEMEMEETEALSDAKWLSFIIRQLLTNAVKYSEESDIMISSSRSDGKISLRIQDFGRGIDQRDLPRIFEKGFTSTANHHENAATGMGLYLAKKAADQLKIKFLVESVLGKGTIMTLVFPTRNDFVSITGM, from the coding sequence ATGTTTAGGAAATATATCAGGGAACGGTTAAGCTGGATCCTGCTGTTTGGCTTCCTTCAGGTGCTTGCTGCCTTTGTAGTATATATCGATTCAGCCCTGTCCCTAAAACCTTTCCTTTATTACGTCTTCTTGTCTTTGATCATTTTTACTGGATTCTTTTTAATTCGTTATCAAAAGGAAACAAAGTTTTACAGAGAAATAGCTGAGCGGGAAGATAATTTAGATCTGTCGAGCATACCGGAGTCTGAAAGTCCTTTTGAAAAAATAATAGAGTCAGGCCTGGTCAGCCAAACCGAGCGGTTTAAACAGGAGTACACCCAGAACTGGACACAGCTCGAGCAGGAAAAAGATGAATTGCTCTCCTGGATTCATGAAGTTAAAACACCCTTGACGGCCATGCATCTTATGATTGACCGGATCGAGGATCAAAATCTTAAATCTGCCCTTACATATGAATGGCTGCGCATCCACCTTCTTCTGGATCAGCAGCTGCATCAAAAGCGGATTCCTTTTATGGAAAATGACCTGTATATTGAAATAGTTAATCTTGAAGATATCCTCTTCAATGAGATTAAAGTTCTTCAGTCCTGGTGCATGCAAAAAGGCCTTGGCTTTGAAATGGAAATGGAAGAAACAGAAGCTCTGAGCGACGCGAAATGGCTGAGCTTTATCATTCGCCAGCTTTTAACCAATGCTGTGAAGTATAGTGAGGAATCAGATATTATGATTTCAAGCTCCAGATCTGACGGTAAAATATCCTTGAGGATTCAGGATTTTGGCAGAGGCATTGATCAGAGGGACTTGCCGAGGATCTTTGAGAAGGGGTTCACTTCTACTGCCAATCATCATGAAAACGCAGCAACAGGCATGGGGTTGTATTTAGCCAAAAAAGCCGCAGACCAGCTGAAAATAAAATTCCTTGTGGAGTCTGTTTTAGGCAAAGGCACCATCATGACCCTTGTCTTCCCTACCAGAAATGATTTCGTCAGCATAACAGGCATGTGA
- a CDS encoding ABC transporter ATP-binding protein encodes MTVLEAKKIHKSYGNKFNRQEVLKGIDMKIETGEFVSIMGASGSGKTTLLNVLSSIDSASGGEINIEGKEMTRLKEKQLAEFRKKHLGFIFQEYNLLDTLTVKENILLPLSISKTPKKEADGKFAAVAAELGILELKDKYPNEISGGQKQRTSAARAFIHEPSIIFADEPTGALDSKSASDLLNKLSDLNQKRKATIIMVTHDPVAASFCSRVIFIKDGQVYTQLNKGDQSRQAFFNDIMKTQGVLGGVQHEH; translated from the coding sequence ATGACAGTACTTGAAGCAAAAAAAATCCATAAAAGCTACGGCAATAAATTTAATAGGCAGGAAGTATTAAAAGGAATTGATATGAAAATTGAAACAGGTGAATTTGTAAGCATTATGGGCGCTTCCGGTTCAGGGAAGACCACACTTCTCAATGTGCTCTCGTCTATTGACAGTGCAAGCGGAGGAGAAATAAACATTGAAGGAAAGGAAATGACAAGACTGAAGGAAAAACAGCTCGCTGAGTTCCGCAAGAAGCATCTCGGATTTATTTTTCAGGAATATAATCTCCTGGATACATTGACAGTGAAGGAAAATATCCTTCTTCCGCTTTCCATCAGCAAAACACCCAAAAAAGAGGCAGATGGGAAGTTTGCAGCTGTTGCGGCTGAGCTTGGTATTTTAGAGTTAAAGGATAAATATCCGAACGAAATTTCCGGCGGGCAAAAGCAGCGGACTTCTGCAGCTCGTGCGTTTATTCATGAGCCAAGCATTATTTTCGCTGATGAGCCGACAGGTGCGCTGGATTCAAAGTCAGCCTCAGACTTATTAAATAAGCTAAGTGATTTAAATCAGAAAAGGAAAGCAACGATTATCATGGTCACCCATGATCCTGTAGCAGCAAGCTTCTGCAGCCGTGTTATTTTCATCAAGGATGGCCAGGTTTATACGCAGCTGAATAAAGGTGATCAATCAAGACAGGCTTTTTTCAATGATATTATGAAGACACAAGGCGTTTTAGGCGGTGTGCAGCATGAGCATTAA
- a CDS encoding aspartyl-phosphate phosphatase Spo0E family protein produces MDLTKAIELTRQAMIQSIYSKGLTDVDTLKLSQELDKLIVESQRLKREAKKLDPYEVICK; encoded by the coding sequence ATGGATTTAACAAAGGCGATTGAACTGACCAGGCAGGCAATGATTCAAAGCATATATTCTAAGGGGCTAACTGATGTAGATACTTTGAAATTAAGCCAGGAACTGGATAAGTTAATTGTTGAATCACAGCGATTGAAACGAGAGGCTAAAAAATTGGACCCTTATGAGGTTATTTGCAAATAG
- the nagB gene encoding glucosamine-6-phosphate deaminase, giving the protein MEIIKVNNYEEMSKTAAEYITRKVCQFPEATLGLATGSTPVGTYKRLIEDHRDNGTSYKKVTTFNLDEYIGLSGENPQSYRYFMDSQLFNHLDILKKNTFVPSGTAEDMEAECRNYESKLKNHGGIDLQILGIGNNGHIGFNEPGTPFSSKTHIVDLADSTIKANARFFNTIGEVPTQAITMGIATILQSREILLLASGEAKADAIGQLLGNGLNEQFPASVLRNHPNVKVIADEAALSASKVRV; this is encoded by the coding sequence ATGGAGATTATTAAAGTAAACAACTATGAAGAAATGAGTAAAACCGCAGCAGAATACATCACCAGGAAGGTATGCCAATTTCCTGAAGCTACACTCGGATTGGCAACCGGGAGTACACCTGTGGGAACATATAAACGTTTGATTGAAGATCACCGGGATAACGGAACATCATATAAAAAGGTGACAACCTTTAATTTGGATGAGTATATCGGCCTTTCTGGAGAAAACCCGCAAAGCTACCGATATTTTATGGATTCTCAATTGTTTAACCATCTCGATATTCTTAAGAAAAACACTTTTGTCCCAAGCGGTACGGCCGAGGATATGGAAGCAGAATGCCGAAATTATGAAAGTAAGCTTAAAAACCATGGCGGCATTGATTTGCAAATTTTGGGCATCGGCAATAATGGGCACATTGGCTTTAATGAGCCAGGCACGCCGTTTTCATCTAAAACTCATATTGTTGATTTAGCAGATTCCACTATTAAAGCCAATGCAAGGTTTTTTAATACGATCGGAGAGGTGCCGACCCAAGCCATTACCATGGGAATCGCTACGATCTTACAGAGCAGGGAGATCCTCCTGCTTGCTTCAGGTGAAGCTAAAGCCGATGCGATTGGGCAGCTTCTTGGAAATGGACTTAATGAGCAGTTTCCTGCATCAGTATTAAGGAATCATCCGAATGTAAAAGTGATTGCAGATGAAGCAGCACTAAGCGCATCCAAAGTCAGGGTATAA
- a CDS encoding SIS domain-containing protein — MLENYLNDIKDLLSLVEKEEGQKLKKAARAVAECIQNHGIIHVFGCGHSHMLGEELFYRAGGLAPIKPIFVEDLMLHKGAVRSSSLEKENDYAGGFMENADIRPNDVVIVASTSGRNPVPVDVAEISKASGAFVIGITSPRYAETQFSRHKHGKYLFSSVDLAIDNHIEPGDALMQHSSMGISFGSASSIIGFAIVNSLMVEAVEVMVESGFEPPIFKSGNVDGADQHNRELVKRYKSRIPLLEG; from the coding sequence ATGCTGGAGAATTATCTGAATGACATAAAAGATTTATTGTCCCTTGTGGAAAAAGAGGAGGGACAAAAACTGAAGAAAGCAGCCCGTGCAGTGGCTGAATGTATCCAAAACCATGGAATTATTCACGTGTTTGGCTGCGGGCATTCTCATATGCTCGGAGAAGAGCTGTTTTACCGTGCAGGGGGTCTTGCCCCCATTAAACCCATTTTTGTGGAGGACTTAATGCTGCATAAGGGTGCAGTCCGTTCTTCTTCCTTGGAAAAGGAAAATGATTATGCCGGGGGATTTATGGAGAATGCTGATATCCGGCCGAATGATGTTGTGATTGTGGCATCCACTTCAGGCCGGAATCCAGTACCGGTGGATGTAGCTGAAATTTCAAAAGCCAGCGGGGCATTCGTGATAGGAATTACTTCCCCGCGCTATGCTGAAACTCAATTCTCCCGCCATAAACACGGAAAGTATCTGTTTTCATCAGTGGACCTGGCGATTGACAACCATATCGAGCCAGGAGACGCATTGATGCAGCATTCATCAATGGGGATAAGTTTCGGCTCCGCCTCATCTATTATTGGCTTTGCGATTGTAAACAGCCTGATGGTGGAAGCAGTGGAAGTGATGGTTGAAAGCGGGTTCGAACCGCCTATTTTTAAAAGTGGAAATGTAGATGGAGCAGATCAGCATAACCGCGAGCTGGTGAAAAGATATAAATCCCGAATTCCGCTTCTGGAAGGATAA
- a CDS encoding ABC transporter permease has translation MSINTIILRNLKKNLKHYYLYVFALIFSVALYFAFVTLQYDPSMSEAKGSIKGAAAIKTASILLVAIVSIFLLYANTIFIKRRSKEIGLFQLIGMTKNEIFRLLSLENLMLYFGSLIIGIFVGFSVSKLILMVLFKLTGVEGIASLHFSSEALLQTVIVFTVIYIFIMLMNFVFIKRQTILSLFRVVSVAEGKVKKLSIWEMIMGVLGLALIIAGYYISSLLFGGDFTSMNELFFAMVVILASVIIGTYLFYKGSVSFIASLIRKRKDGYLNVNEVLSLSSIMFRMKSSALLLTIITTVSALAIGLLSLSYISYYSAEKSAQDSLPSHFSFTSREDADKFADRLEENGLDYKDQTIEVLQVEADMKDILDVNLDEMGFDSPNMHLPVVSEKAISGVELSPKETVLTGYNDALQKFMTLKDSGKLEFKGKTKTIEQKYLGLNKDFVIPFYFTSGGLPVAIVDENVYEVLKADLDPEIQLEDSLLIGVDMKNESDIEKANTLFNEMEFSGRADSQQEMSTRQKMNMGLVMFIVGFLGLTFLVTSGCILYFKQMDQSEDEKPNYTILRKLGFTQGDLLRGIRSKMAFNFGIPLVVGLIHSYFAVKSGWFFFGSELWMPMILVMALYTVLYSIFGILSVIYSKKVIKDAL, from the coding sequence ATGAGCATTAATACCATCATCCTCCGCAATCTGAAAAAGAACCTGAAACATTATTATCTCTATGTTTTCGCGCTCATTTTCAGTGTCGCGCTCTATTTTGCCTTTGTCACACTGCAATATGATCCATCCATGTCTGAAGCAAAGGGTTCGATTAAAGGTGCGGCTGCCATCAAAACGGCCTCCATCCTGCTTGTGGCGATTGTTTCTATCTTTCTTCTGTACGCCAACACGATTTTTATTAAAAGGCGAAGCAAGGAAATCGGGCTGTTTCAGCTGATCGGAATGACCAAGAATGAGATTTTCAGATTGCTTAGCCTGGAAAATCTTATGCTGTATTTTGGGTCCTTGATCATTGGGATCTTTGTTGGCTTTTCGGTTTCGAAGTTAATACTGATGGTCCTTTTTAAATTGACAGGTGTTGAAGGAATTGCTTCCTTGCACTTTTCAAGTGAGGCGCTTTTGCAGACTGTCATCGTCTTTACGGTTATTTATATTTTCATCATGCTGATGAACTTTGTTTTTATCAAGAGGCAAACCATTCTATCTTTATTCAGAGTGGTTTCGGTTGCCGAGGGAAAAGTGAAAAAGCTGTCCATTTGGGAAATGATCATGGGGGTGCTTGGTTTAGCCTTGATCATTGCCGGCTATTACATCTCTTCCCTATTATTTGGCGGGGATTTCACCTCCATGAACGAGCTGTTCTTCGCGATGGTGGTCATTCTTGCTTCCGTTATCATTGGAACCTATCTTTTCTACAAAGGATCGGTAAGCTTTATCGCGAGCCTGATCCGCAAAAGGAAAGATGGATACCTGAATGTTAATGAAGTTCTTTCATTGTCCTCCATCATGTTCCGCATGAAGTCGAGTGCCCTGCTTTTAACGATAATTACAACTGTATCCGCCCTTGCGATCGGGCTGCTGTCATTAAGCTATATTTCCTACTACTCAGCGGAAAAATCAGCACAGGACAGTCTTCCTTCCCACTTTTCATTTACAAGCCGGGAGGATGCAGATAAGTTTGCGGATAGGCTTGAAGAAAATGGATTAGACTATAAGGATCAAACCATTGAAGTATTACAGGTGGAAGCCGATATGAAGGACATCCTGGATGTTAATCTGGACGAAATGGGTTTTGATTCCCCAAACATGCATCTGCCTGTTGTAAGCGAAAAGGCCATTTCCGGCGTGGAGCTTTCCCCGAAAGAAACTGTTCTGACAGGATATAACGATGCATTGCAGAAGTTCATGACGCTCAAGGACTCAGGAAAGCTTGAGTTCAAAGGAAAAACAAAAACCATTGAACAAAAATATTTAGGATTGAATAAAGACTTTGTCATCCCGTTTTATTTTACATCAGGCGGATTGCCCGTGGCCATTGTGGATGAGAATGTGTATGAAGTGCTAAAAGCTGACCTTGATCCTGAAATTCAGCTGGAGGATTCGCTTTTAATAGGGGTGGATATGAAGAATGAAAGCGATATTGAAAAAGCTAATACACTCTTTAATGAGATGGAGTTCAGCGGCAGAGCCGATTCGCAGCAAGAGATGAGCACAAGGCAGAAAATGAATATGGGGCTTGTTATGTTTATTGTCGGTTTTCTTGGCTTGACCTTCTTGGTCACTTCGGGCTGCATCCTTTATTTCAAGCAAATGGATCAGAGTGAGGATGAAAAGCCAAATTACACAATCCTGCGGAAACTAGGTTTTACACAGGGAGACCTGCTGCGCGGAATACGATCCAAAATGGCATTCAACTTTGGAATTCCGCTGGTGGTCGGCCTTATCCACAGCTATTTTGCTGTAAAATCCGGATGGTTCTTCTTCGGCAGCGAGCTTTGGATGCCGATGATCCTGGTAATGGCGCTTTACACCGTTCTTTATTCGATTTTCGGAATTTTGTCTGTGATCTATTCGAAAAAAGTGATAAAAGATGCACTATAG